The following are encoded together in the Salmonella enterica subsp. enterica serovar Choleraesuis genome:
- a CDS encoding lysine decarboxylase CadA, with protein sequence MNVIAIMNHMGVYFKDQPIQELHTALEGYGFQIVYPNNREDLLKLIENNARLCGVVFDWDKYSLELCEEISKLNEQLPVYAFANEHSTLDVSLNDLRLNVEFFEYALGAAADISLKIKQSTDAYINAILPPLTKALFKYVEEGKYTFCTPGHMGGTAFEKSPVGSIFYDFFGANAMKSDISISVSELGSLLDHSGPHKEAEEYIARTFNAERSYMVTNGTSTANKIVGMYSAPAGSTIMIDRNCHKSLTHLMMMSDVTPIYFRPTRNAYGILGGIPRSEFQRETIEERVKNTPNATWPVHAVVTNSTYDGLLYNTDYIKKTLDVKSIHFDSAWVPYTNFSPIYKGLCGMSGDRVEGKVFYETQSTHKLLAAFSQASMIHVKGDIDTETFSEAYMMHTSTSPHYGIVASIETAAAMMKGNAGKRLINGSIDRAVTFRKEIKRLKGESEGWFFDVWQPEGIEDAKCWPLDPKDNWHGFKDIDSDHMHLDPIKVTLLTPGMKEDGTMAETGIPAAIVAKYLDEHGIIVEKTGPYNLLFLFSIGIDQTKAMKLLRGLTDFKRAYDLNLRVKNMLPSLYAEDPEFYENMRVQELAQGIHALIQHHNLPDLMFRAFEVLPTMVMNPYKAFQKVLHHETEEVYLNEMIGRVNANMILPYPPGVPLVMPGEMLTEESRPVLEFLEMLCEIGAHYPGFETDIHGAYRQADGRYTVNVLKA encoded by the coding sequence ATGAATGTAATCGCAATTATGAACCACATGGGCGTCTACTTTAAAGACCAACCCATCCAAGAGCTGCACACTGCATTAGAAGGTTACGGCTTCCAGATCGTTTACCCAAACAATCGCGAAGACCTGCTGAAACTGATTGAAAACAATGCCCGTCTGTGCGGCGTAGTTTTCGACTGGGACAAATACAGCCTCGAACTGTGTGAAGAAATCAGCAAACTGAACGAACAGCTGCCGGTTTACGCTTTTGCTAACGAACATTCTACTCTCGACGTAAGCCTGAATGACCTGCGCCTGAATGTTGAATTCTTCGAATATGCACTGGGCGCTGCTGCTGATATCTCTCTGAAGATCAAACAGTCTACCGATGCTTACATCAATGCAATCCTGCCTCCACTGACCAAGGCTCTGTTCAAGTACGTTGAAGAAGGTAAATACACTTTCTGTACTCCAGGCCACATGGGCGGTACTGCTTTCGAGAAAAGCCCTGTAGGTAGCATCTTCTATGATTTCTTCGGCGCTAACGCCATGAAATCTGATATCTCCATCTCTGTGTCTGAACTGGGTTCTCTGCTTGACCACTCCGGTCCACACAAAGAAGCTGAAGAATACATCGCTCGTACTTTCAACGCTGAACGCAGCTACATGGTAACTAACGGTACCTCTACTGCGAACAAAATCGTTGGTATGTATTCTGCACCAGCTGGCAGCACCATCATGATTGACCGTAACTGCCACAAATCTCTGACTCACCTGATGATGATGAGTGACGTTACTCCAATCTACTTCCGCCCTACCCGTAACGCCTACGGTATCCTGGGTGGTATCCCAAGAAGTGAATTCCAGCGCGAAACTATCGAAGAGCGTGTTAAAAATACCCCGAACGCCACCTGGCCTGTTCACGCGGTAGTGACTAACTCTACCTACGATGGTCTGCTGTACAACACTGACTACATCAAGAAAACTCTGGATGTTAAATCCATCCACTTCGATTCTGCATGGGTTCCTTACACCAACTTCAGCCCTATCTACAAAGGTCTGTGTGGTATGAGCGGTGACCGTGTTGAAGGCAAAGTTTTCTATGAAACTCAGTCTACTCACAAACTGCTGGCTGCTTTCTCTCAGGCTTCAATGATTCACGTTAAAGGTGATATCGATACTGAAACCTTCAGCGAAGCATACATGATGCACACCTCCACTTCTCCGCATTACGGTATCGTAGCTTCTATCGAAACCGCAGCGGCGATGATGAAAGGTAATGCCGGTAAGCGTCTGATCAACGGTTCTATCGACCGTGCTGTGACCTTCCGTAAAGAAATCAAACGTCTGAAAGGTGAGTCTGAAGGCTGGTTCTTCGACGTATGGCAGCCTGAAGGCATCGAAGATGCTAAATGCTGGCCACTGGATCCTAAAGATAACTGGCATGGTTTCAAAGATATCGATAGCGACCATATGCACCTTGACCCTATCAAAGTCACTCTGCTGACTCCAGGGATGAAGGAAGATGGTACTATGGCTGAAACCGGTATCCCGGCTGCAATCGTAGCTAAATACCTGGATGAGCACGGTATCATTGTTGAGAAAACCGGTCCTTACAACCTGCTGTTCCTGTTCAGCATCGGTATCGACCAGACTAAAGCAATGAAACTGCTGCGCGGCCTGACCGATTTCAAACGTGCTTACGATCTGAACCTGCGTGTTAAAAACATGCTGCCTTCTCTGTATGCTGAAGATCCAGAGTTCTATGAAAACATGCGTGTTCAAGAACTGGCTCAGGGCATCCATGCGCTGATTCAGCACCACAACCTGCCGGATCTGATGTTCCGCGCATTTGAAGTGCTGCCAACCATGGTTATGAACCCGTACAAAGCGTTCCAGAAAGTACTGCACCACGAAACCGAAGAAGTATACCTGAACGAAATGATCGGCCGCGTTAACGCGAACATGATCCTTCCGTATCCTCCAGGTGTTCCTCTGGTAATGCCAGGTGAAATGCTGACTGAAGAAAGCCGTCCGGTTCTTGAGTTCCTGGAAATGCTGTGCGAAATCGGTGCCCACTACCCAGGCTTCGAAACCGATATCCACGGTGCTTACCGCCAGGCAGACGGTCGCTATACTGTAAACGTGCTGAAAGCATAA
- a CDS encoding MFS transporter — protein sequence MKTPSQPRAIYYVVAIQIWEYFSFYGMRALLILYLTHQLGYSDSHAISLFSAYASLVYVTPIIGGWIADRLLGNRVSVIAGALLMTLGHVVLGVESNSEWSLYLALAIIICGYGLFKSNISVLLGELYEPEDPRRDGGFSLLYAAGNVGSIISPIACGLAAEWYGWHVGFALAGIGMFAGLIIFMSGHRHFVNTRGINAPALKERHMGLPRVAWLIIALAVSPIFFTLLLIYNLSGWLLVVVCIGAAVLFSKIMARADAGQRKQLWQIVALMCLGLVFWIFAQQGGSSISLFIDHFVNRQWFNIQVPTALFQSVNAIAVMITGVLLAWCVRGKEPKANSPARIWLKFACGLVLIGAGFTLLALNARLGAVHGQASMGMMIAGLTLMGAAELFIDPVAMSQITRLNIPGVTGVLTGIYMLASGSVANYLAGVIAELSDISEVTGTEINAYGDFFAHIGEWIFGSAIVLILLVLVGKFRAKRPANYN from the coding sequence ATGAAAACACCCTCACAGCCGCGCGCGATTTACTATGTCGTAGCGATTCAAATTTGGGAATATTTCAGCTTTTACGGCATGCGTGCCTTACTCATCCTTTATCTCACTCACCAACTTGGCTATTCAGACAGCCATGCCATTAGCCTTTTTAGCGCTTATGCCTCCCTGGTGTATGTCACCCCTATTATCGGCGGCTGGATTGCTGACCGTTTATTAGGAAATCGGGTATCAGTCATCGCTGGCGCTTTATTAATGACCCTGGGTCACGTAGTACTCGGCGTCGAATCCAATTCCGAATGGTCGCTATATCTTGCATTAGCTATCATTATTTGTGGTTATGGTCTGTTCAAATCGAATATCAGTGTATTGTTAGGTGAACTGTATGAGCCAGAGGATCCTCGGCGTGATGGCGGTTTCTCCCTGTTATATGCTGCTGGTAACGTAGGATCGATTATTTCCCCAATTGCCTGCGGACTCGCTGCCGAATGGTACGGCTGGCACGTTGGTTTTGCTCTGGCGGGTATTGGAATGTTTGCCGGGCTTATTATCTTTATGAGTGGCCACCGCCACTTTGTTAATACACGAGGAATTAATGCCCCTGCCCTAAAGGAGCGCCATATGGGGTTACCGCGTGTGGCATGGTTAATTATTGCCCTCGCTGTATCCCCAATATTCTTCACGTTACTGCTTATTTATAACCTGTCCGGATGGCTTTTGGTTGTGGTCTGTATCGGTGCTGCCGTTCTGTTCTCAAAGATCATGGCGCGTGCAGATGCCGGACAGCGTAAGCAGTTATGGCAGATAGTGGCGTTGATGTGTCTGGGTCTGGTGTTCTGGATTTTTGCCCAGCAAGGGGGAAGCTCCATCAGCCTGTTTATCGACCATTTCGTTAATCGTCAATGGTTTAACATCCAGGTTCCTACTGCCCTCTTCCAGTCAGTTAACGCAATTGCGGTCATGATTACCGGCGTTTTGCTGGCCTGGTGCGTACGCGGCAAAGAACCAAAAGCAAATAGTCCGGCCCGAATCTGGCTGAAGTTTGCCTGTGGTTTGGTGCTCATTGGCGCGGGCTTTACTCTGCTGGCATTGAATGCGCGGTTAGGTGCGGTTCACGGCCAGGCATCTATGGGAATGATGATTGCAGGCCTGACGCTAATGGGCGCCGCCGAGCTATTTATCGACCCGGTAGCAATGTCACAAATAACCCGACTCAATATTCCTGGCGTTACGGGAGTGCTCACCGGCATTTATATGCTGGCCAGCGGTTCCGTTGCCAACTATCTTGCTGGGGTTATTGCAGAACTAAGTGACATTAGTGAAGTAACGGGTACTGAAATAAACGCCTATGGTGATTTCTTTGCTCATATCGGCGAATGGATTTTCGGTAGCGCTATTGTGTTGATATTATTGGTACTTGTAGGAAAGTTCCGTGCTAAACGCCCGGCTAACTACAATTAA
- a CDS encoding membrane protein, translating into MSLFNKSTLALLASGVALSAMALPAHADISILDQNEFNIGLLDPLSLGVGGSIRPEFIWQNGKEPGYYKNGHDGGTRLHATANYQFNSHTALIGYYEIQANLFHIVDWDDHYEKGSKRTFQRQLYAGIQDDRYGTLTWGHQYGVYYDLVGGKSDMWDNDGYASANWIGYDGDYDGGERPKSALKYANTWGKWTIEADWLMPEDDAVAGDDGDTGDRMLLRRNHGGAIGAQYAFQDDLTLGVAYNQNRMTVKDSTQSRKYNQQFVGSALTWTPGNWYLVTTATYYKHYVPTHGNQTTRHFFAGDGYGLEAFGGYTFHFDKPMMYSIQPYLATDTLRLKGGENYHGNRTYIGVNYNFTENTSVALERTIANTSDDVADTTYMTFYLNF; encoded by the coding sequence TTGTCATTATTTAATAAATCTACCCTTGCCCTTTTGGCGAGTGGTGTTGCGCTGTCTGCTATGGCTCTCCCGGCTCACGCCGATATCTCTATTCTCGATCAGAACGAATTCAACATTGGATTGCTGGATCCACTGAGCCTTGGCGTTGGTGGTAGTATTCGTCCTGAATTTATCTGGCAGAACGGTAAAGAACCCGGCTACTACAAAAATGGTCACGATGGTGGTACCCGTTTACACGCCACCGCTAATTACCAGTTCAACAGCCACACCGCGCTGATTGGTTACTATGAAATCCAGGCTAACCTGTTTCATATCGTAGACTGGGATGATCACTACGAGAAAGGCAGCAAACGCACCTTCCAGCGTCAACTGTATGCCGGTATCCAGGATGACCGTTACGGTACGCTGACCTGGGGTCACCAATACGGCGTGTACTACGATCTGGTTGGCGGCAAAAGTGATATGTGGGATAACGATGGTTACGCGAGCGCCAACTGGATTGGCTACGACGGTGACTACGATGGCGGTGAACGTCCGAAAAGCGCCCTGAAATATGCCAATACCTGGGGCAAATGGACTATCGAAGCCGACTGGCTGATGCCAGAAGATGATGCCGTTGCCGGTGATGATGGCGATACTGGCGACCGTATGCTGCTTCGTCGTAACCACGGTGGTGCTATCGGTGCTCAGTATGCATTCCAGGATGACTTAACCCTCGGTGTGGCCTATAACCAAAACCGCATGACGGTTAAAGACAGCACCCAGAGCCGCAAATACAACCAGCAATTCGTTGGTTCCGCGCTGACCTGGACTCCTGGTAACTGGTACCTGGTTACCACCGCGACCTACTACAAACACTACGTTCCTACCCATGGTAATCAGACTACCCGCCACTTCTTCGCTGGCGATGGTTACGGTCTGGAGGCCTTCGGTGGTTATACCTTCCACTTCGATAAGCCAATGATGTACTCCATCCAGCCATATCTGGCAACGGATACCCTGCGTCTTAAAGGCGGTGAGAACTATCACGGTAACCGTACCTATATCGGTGTGAACTACAACTTTACCGAAAATACCTCCGTTGCTCTGGAACGTACTATCGCCAATACCAGCGATGACGTAGCAGATACAACTTACATGACCTTCTATCTGAACTTCTAA
- the aegA gene encoding oxidoreductase FeS-binding subunit gives MNSFVLANAQHCIGCHACEVACVMAHNGEQHALTTEEFLPRIQVISDGHRANATTCRHCEDAPCVTSCPTNALIHSDGSVQLKAELCIGCKSCVVACPFGSISVQRSPQSLEGAWVPATAHKCDLCREREDGPACVGNCPTGALRLFTPESLTSLRKERINLSVGRETPGAQPRIAHAALPEKCLRLENASQRLDPEKIAIERRVHSFDEIYKTFTAQQSLSQAQRCLGCGKHSQCEWSCPLHNHIPQWIELVKQGRIMEAVELSHQTNPLPEVTGRVCPQDRLCESRCTIKDRAGSVNIGNIERFISDTAFSSGWRPDMSQVKPTDHRVAIVGAGPAGLGCADILARNGIQVTVFDRHPEIGGLLTFGIPSFKLDKKLLTRRREIFNAMGVRFELECEVGKDIEFEALMADFDAVFVGAGTYQSMEAGLENETAPGVYEALPFLIASTRNVMELPDLPDSPWVNLASQRVVVLGGGDTAMDCVRTSIRQGAAEVTCAYRRDEANMPGSKKEVKNAREEGVKFEFNVQPLKIETDESGKVCGVRMLRTQMGEPDEAGRRRPVPVPDSEFVMPADAVIIAFGFNPHPMPWLARHGVTFDSRGRIEANVHTALPYQTRNPRIFAGGDAVRGADLVVTAIAEGRHAAGAILQLLAHGQPRLSA, from the coding sequence ATGAATAGCTTTGTTTTAGCCAATGCCCAACATTGCATCGGCTGCCATGCCTGTGAGGTTGCCTGTGTTATGGCCCACAATGGCGAACAGCATGCTCTGACAACCGAAGAGTTTCTGCCACGAATTCAGGTTATTAGCGATGGGCATCGGGCCAACGCTACTACCTGCCGCCACTGCGAAGATGCGCCGTGCGTTACCAGCTGCCCAACGAATGCCTTAATCCATAGTGACGGCAGCGTGCAGCTGAAGGCCGAACTATGCATCGGCTGTAAATCCTGCGTTGTGGCCTGCCCATTCGGTTCTATCTCGGTGCAACGCTCACCGCAGTCCCTCGAGGGTGCCTGGGTTCCCGCTACCGCACATAAATGCGATCTGTGCCGAGAGCGTGAAGACGGTCCGGCCTGTGTAGGTAACTGTCCGACCGGCGCTTTGCGCCTGTTCACGCCAGAGAGCCTGACCTCTCTGCGTAAAGAGCGAATTAATCTTAGCGTTGGGCGAGAAACGCCGGGCGCTCAGCCACGGATAGCACACGCTGCGCTGCCGGAAAAATGCCTGCGTCTGGAAAACGCCAGCCAGCGCCTCGACCCGGAAAAAATCGCCATTGAACGGCGGGTGCATAGCTTTGATGAAATCTACAAGACCTTCACCGCACAGCAATCATTGTCACAGGCTCAACGCTGCCTGGGATGCGGTAAGCATAGCCAGTGTGAATGGAGCTGCCCGCTGCACAATCATATTCCGCAGTGGATTGAGCTGGTCAAACAAGGCCGCATCATGGAAGCCGTGGAGCTATCGCATCAAACCAACCCATTGCCGGAAGTGACCGGTCGGGTCTGCCCGCAGGATAGGCTGTGTGAAAGCCGCTGTACTATTAAAGATCGTGCGGGTTCAGTGAACATCGGCAATATTGAACGCTTTATTTCCGATACCGCATTCTCCAGCGGCTGGCGCCCGGATATGAGCCAGGTGAAACCTACTGACCATCGGGTGGCTATTGTCGGTGCTGGCCCGGCCGGGTTAGGCTGTGCCGATATACTGGCACGCAATGGCATCCAGGTTACGGTATTTGACCGTCACCCTGAAATTGGCGGTCTGCTCACCTTTGGTATCCCTTCCTTTAAGCTGGATAAGAAACTACTCACCCGCCGCCGGGAAATATTTAACGCGATGGGCGTACGTTTTGAACTGGAGTGCGAAGTAGGTAAGGACATCGAATTCGAAGCGCTAATGGCCGATTTTGATGCCGTGTTTGTGGGTGCCGGTACCTATCAGTCGATGGAAGCCGGGCTTGAAAACGAAACCGCACCGGGTGTCTATGAAGCGCTGCCTTTCCTGATCGCCAGCACGCGCAACGTAATGGAACTTCCGGACCTGCCAGACAGCCCGTGGGTGAATCTGGCCTCTCAGCGAGTGGTGGTTTTGGGTGGTGGCGATACCGCGATGGATTGTGTCCGCACATCTATTCGCCAGGGTGCAGCCGAAGTCACCTGCGCCTATCGTCGCGATGAAGCCAATATGCCAGGGTCAAAGAAAGAGGTTAAAAATGCTCGCGAAGAGGGCGTGAAGTTTGAATTTAACGTCCAGCCTCTGAAAATTGAGACCGATGAGTCCGGCAAGGTATGTGGAGTTCGAATGTTACGGACCCAAATGGGTGAGCCTGACGAGGCTGGGCGTCGTCGCCCTGTTCCGGTTCCTGACTCCGAGTTCGTGATGCCGGCTGACGCAGTAATTATCGCCTTTGGCTTTAATCCACATCCGATGCCATGGCTGGCGCGCCACGGAGTTACTTTTGATAGCCGTGGTCGTATCGAAGCCAATGTCCATACGGCACTCCCCTATCAGACCCGTAATCCACGGATCTTTGCCGGTGGTGATGCAGTACGTGGCGCAGATCTTGTGGTCACCGCCATTGCCGAAGGCCGTCATGCCGCTGGCGCAATTTTGCAACTGCTGGCCCATGGTCAGCCTCGGCTTAGCGCCTGA
- a CDS encoding membrane protein → MTQLTAMIHWVYGNPITLSLLAIAVMLVAGFISYLACIFCISRFIRKFIFHSHEKSALFDKDLRISRKVSQLVPVVVVYALSQMIPGLPPHLIELVHTACGVVLVFNISMLINVILDAFNSVHARKHVDRHHSIKGYIQIAKIIVSSLAVILAIATLSDKSPLIIISSLGAAAAVLMFIFQHTLISLVANVQISSSDVIRLGDWIEMPQNNISGEVTDIALHTITIQNWDNTVSRIPTKNFITEPYTNWQPMFESGGRRIKRSLLIDQDSIKFADSKMVSDINTLSRTRHVQFFEYLDSHPDEKLIEQGVTNLGLFRRFLVNYLRERDDIQHYMYTVVRQLSPTADGLPVEVYCFTAATGWESYEETQSEIFEYMYAIARYFSLKIYQRPSGQDIKTMAGRLPCQKMSDAET, encoded by the coding sequence ATGACACAGCTAACCGCCATGATTCACTGGGTTTATGGCAATCCGATTACTTTATCTTTGCTGGCAATTGCCGTGATGCTGGTTGCCGGTTTTATCTCTTATCTGGCCTGCATTTTTTGCATATCACGGTTTATACGTAAGTTTATTTTTCACTCGCATGAAAAAAGCGCGCTGTTCGATAAAGATTTACGTATTTCAAGAAAGGTTTCTCAGCTGGTTCCGGTAGTCGTTGTGTATGCTTTATCACAGATGATTCCAGGATTGCCCCCTCATCTGATAGAGCTGGTGCATACCGCCTGTGGCGTCGTGTTGGTATTCAATATTTCGATGCTGATAAACGTTATTTTGGATGCGTTTAACTCGGTTCACGCCCGCAAGCATGTTGACAGGCACCATTCAATCAAAGGCTATATCCAGATAGCCAAAATCATCGTTTCATCGCTGGCCGTTATTCTGGCTATCGCGACACTGTCGGATAAATCCCCGCTGATAATCATCTCCAGCCTGGGGGCTGCGGCGGCAGTCCTGATGTTTATCTTCCAGCACACGCTGATTTCATTGGTTGCTAATGTGCAGATATCGTCATCTGACGTAATCCGGCTGGGGGACTGGATAGAGATGCCGCAAAACAACATTAGCGGTGAAGTGACCGATATAGCCCTGCACACAATTACTATCCAAAATTGGGACAATACCGTTTCAAGGATCCCGACGAAAAACTTCATCACCGAGCCTTACACTAACTGGCAACCCATGTTTGAGTCCGGTGGCCGCAGAATTAAACGCAGCCTGCTAATCGATCAGGACAGTATAAAATTTGCCGACAGTAAAATGGTCTCTGATATCAATACTCTATCTCGTACCCGCCATGTGCAGTTTTTTGAGTATCTCGACAGCCATCCCGATGAAAAACTGATTGAGCAAGGGGTGACTAATCTTGGGTTATTCCGCCGATTTTTAGTGAACTACCTGCGAGAGCGTGACGATATCCAGCATTATATGTACACCGTGGTACGCCAGTTAAGTCCTACGGCCGACGGACTGCCGGTAGAGGTCTATTGCTTTACCGCCGCAACCGGATGGGAGAGCTATGAAGAGACTCAGTCCGAAATTTTTGAGTATATGTATGCCATTGCCCGCTACTTCTCCCTGAAAATCTATCAGCGACCATCAGGCCAGGATATCAAAACGATGGCCGGGCGGCTGCCTTGCCAAAAGATGTCCGATGCCGAAACCTAG
- the folD gene encoding bifunctional protein FolD has protein sequence MFSLMTATIIDGKTIAQQVRSEVADKVRQRTEAGKRAPGLAVVLVGSNPASQIYVASKRKACEEVGFVSRAYDLPETTSEAELLNIIDSLNSDAEIDGILVQLPLPAGIDNVKVLERIAPDKDVDGFHPYNVGRLCQRAPLLRPCTPRGIVTLLERYNIDTYGLNAVVVGASNIVGRPMSMELLLAGCTTTVTHRFTKNLRQHVENADLLVVAVGKPGFIPGEWIKPGAIVIDVGINRLESGKVVGDVVFDDAAARAAYITPVPGGVGPMTVATLIQNTLQACEEYHDVEEVR, from the coding sequence ATGTTCTCTCTGATGACAGCGACGATTATTGACGGTAAAACGATTGCGCAGCAGGTTAGAAGCGAAGTTGCGGACAAAGTACGGCAGCGAACAGAAGCGGGTAAGCGTGCTCCTGGACTTGCCGTCGTGTTGGTAGGCAGTAACCCGGCATCGCAGATCTACGTCGCTAGTAAGCGTAAAGCCTGTGAGGAAGTAGGCTTTGTATCCCGGGCCTATGACCTGCCGGAAACCACCAGCGAAGCCGAGCTGCTAAATATTATTGATAGCCTCAACTCTGATGCCGAGATTGATGGCATTTTAGTACAACTGCCTTTGCCAGCCGGTATTGATAACGTAAAAGTGCTGGAGCGCATTGCTCCCGATAAAGATGTAGATGGCTTCCATCCTTATAACGTTGGTCGTCTGTGCCAGCGCGCTCCCCTGCTCCGCCCCTGCACGCCCCGCGGCATCGTCACACTGCTCGAGCGTTATAATATCGACACCTACGGATTGAACGCAGTGGTGGTAGGCGCATCGAATATCGTTGGTCGCCCAATGAGCATGGAGCTGCTGCTGGCAGGCTGCACTACCACGGTAACTCACCGATTCACCAAAAATTTGCGTCAGCACGTGGAGAATGCAGATTTACTGGTGGTTGCAGTCGGTAAACCCGGCTTCATTCCCGGCGAATGGATTAAACCAGGCGCCATAGTTATCGACGTAGGTATTAACCGTCTGGAGAGTGGAAAAGTAGTCGGTGATGTAGTTTTTGATGACGCGGCGGCTCGCGCGGCATACATTACCCCAGTGCCAGGCGGCGTGGGGCCGATGACGGTCGCCACCCTTATCCAAAACACGCTTCAGGCGTGTGAAGAATATCATGATGTTGAGGAAGTAAGATGA
- the cysS gene encoding cysteine--tRNA ligase, with protein MYVCGITVYDLCHIGHGRTFVAFDVVARYLRFLGYKLKYVRNITDIDDKIIKRANENGEPFTALVDRMIGEMHADFDALNILRPDSEPRATQHIHEIIALVEQLIARDHAYVAENGDVMFSVPTDPNYGLLSRQDLEQLQAGARVEVADVKRNPMDFVLWKMSKPGEPSWESPWGEGRPGWHIECSAMNCKQLGSHFDIHGGGSDLMFPHHENEIAQSTCAHGGEYVNYWMHSGMVMIDREKMSKSLGNFFTVRDVLKHYDPETIRYFLMSGHYRSQLNYSEENLRQARSALERLYTALRGTDTSVAAGGGDAFEARFREAMDDDFNTPEAYSTLFDMAREVNRLKSEDMAAANALAAHMRKLAAVLGLLEQSPEQFLQSGAQADDGEVAEIEALIQKRLDARKAKDWAAADAARDRLNEMGIVLEDGAQGTTWRRK; from the coding sequence ATGTACGTGTGTGGTATCACCGTTTACGACCTCTGTCACATTGGTCATGGTCGTACTTTCGTAGCGTTTGATGTGGTCGCGCGCTACCTGCGTTTTTTGGGTTATAAGCTTAAGTATGTACGCAATATCACTGATATTGACGATAAAATCATCAAGCGCGCCAACGAAAACGGCGAACCCTTTACCGCATTAGTGGATCGCATGATTGGTGAGATGCACGCCGATTTCGATGCGCTTAACATTTTGCGTCCGGACAGTGAGCCGCGCGCAACGCAGCATATTCACGAAATTATCGCTCTGGTCGAGCAACTGATTGCCCGCGACCACGCTTATGTCGCGGAAAATGGCGATGTGATGTTCTCGGTACCGACCGATCCAAATTACGGTTTACTGTCCCGCCAGGATCTGGAGCAGCTTCAGGCTGGCGCACGGGTTGAAGTCGCCGACGTAAAACGTAATCCGATGGATTTTGTGCTGTGGAAAATGTCCAAACCGGGTGAGCCAAGCTGGGAATCACCATGGGGCGAGGGCCGTCCGGGCTGGCATATTGAATGTTCAGCGATGAACTGCAAACAGCTGGGCAGCCATTTTGACATTCACGGCGGCGGTTCTGACCTGATGTTCCCGCACCATGAAAATGAAATTGCGCAGTCTACCTGTGCCCACGGCGGTGAATACGTTAATTACTGGATGCATTCCGGTATGGTGATGATCGACCGTGAGAAAATGTCCAAGTCACTGGGCAATTTCTTTACCGTACGCGATGTACTCAAGCACTACGACCCGGAAACTATTCGTTATTTCCTGATGTCTGGCCACTATCGTAGCCAGCTTAACTATAGCGAAGAGAATCTGCGTCAGGCGCGTTCAGCGCTGGAGCGTCTATACACGGCTTTACGTGGAACCGATACTTCGGTCGCCGCAGGCGGTGGCGACGCTTTTGAAGCGCGTTTCCGCGAGGCGATGGACGATGATTTCAACACGCCGGAAGCCTACTCCACGCTGTTTGACATGGCGCGTGAAGTCAACCGTCTTAAAAGTGAAGATATGGCGGCGGCAAACGCACTGGCTGCGCATATGCGCAAACTGGCGGCGGTGCTGGGCCTGTTAGAACAATCTCCGGAGCAGTTCCTGCAAAGTGGTGCTCAGGCGGATGACGGTGAAGTAGCGGAAATAGAAGCGCTGATTCAGAAGCGGCTGGATGCGCGTAAGGCTAAAGACTGGGCGGCGGCTGACGCGGCCCGCGATCGTTTAAATGAAATGGGTATCGTGCTGGAAGATGGGGCGCAGGGAACCACCTGGCGGCGTAAATAA
- a CDS encoding peptidyl-prolyl cis-trans isomerase produces MVTFHTNHGDIVIKTFDDKAPLTVKNFLDYCREGFYNNTIFHRVINGFMIQGGGFEPGMKQKATKAEIRNEANNGLKNTRGTLAMARTQAPHSATAQFFINVADNDFLNFSGESLQGWGYCVFAEVVEGMDVVDKIKDVSTGRSGMHQDVPKEDVVIESVTVSE; encoded by the coding sequence ATGGTTACTTTTCACACCAATCATGGCGATATCGTCATCAAGACTTTCGACGACAAAGCCCCATTAACGGTTAAAAACTTCCTGGACTACTGCCGCGAAGGTTTTTACAACAACACCATTTTCCACCGCGTCATCAATGGGTTCATGATTCAGGGCGGCGGTTTTGAGCCGGGCATGAAGCAGAAAGCCACCAAAGCAGAAATCCGCAATGAAGCTAACAACGGGCTGAAAAACACCCGCGGTACTCTGGCAATGGCTCGTACTCAGGCACCTCACTCTGCCACCGCGCAGTTCTTCATTAACGTTGCTGATAACGACTTCCTGAACTTCAGCGGCGAAAGCCTGCAGGGCTGGGGCTATTGCGTATTTGCCGAAGTCGTTGAAGGCATGGACGTGGTTGATAAAATCAAAGACGTTTCCACCGGACGCAGCGGTATGCACCAGGACGTACCGAAAGAAGATGTTGTCATCGAAAGCGTGACCGTTAGCGAATAA